A window from Alkalicoccobacillus plakortidis encodes these proteins:
- a CDS encoding alpha-ketoacid dehydrogenase subunit beta: protein MGNWTMAQAITDGLRNELKANEDVLVFGEDVGNNGGVFRVTENLQKEFGEDRVFDTPLAESGIGGLAIGLALTDHRPVMEIQFFGFVFEVFDSVAGQMSRWRYRSGGKQTMPITIRSPFGGGVKTPEMHADSLEGLMAQTPGLKVVIPSNPYDAKGLIISSIRDNDPVVFLEHMKLYRSFRQEVPEEEYTIELGKADIKREGKDITIVAYGAMVQASLKAAEELAEDGIEAEVIDLMTVSPFDVETVIASVEKTNRAIVVQEAQKQAGIAANVVAEITERAILSLEAPVLRVTAPDTIYAFATAEDLWLPNHKDIVEKAKEVVNF from the coding sequence ATGGGTAATTGGACAATGGCTCAAGCCATTACGGATGGTCTTCGTAATGAGCTTAAAGCAAATGAAGATGTACTTGTTTTTGGTGAAGATGTAGGTAATAACGGCGGAGTATTCCGTGTAACAGAAAACCTTCAAAAAGAATTCGGTGAGGATCGTGTATTTGATACACCACTTGCTGAGTCTGGTATTGGTGGATTAGCAATTGGTCTTGCTTTAACTGACCACCGTCCTGTTATGGAAATTCAATTCTTCGGATTTGTATTTGAAGTATTTGATTCTGTTGCTGGACAAATGTCTCGTTGGCGTTATCGCTCAGGTGGCAAACAAACAATGCCAATTACAATTCGTTCACCATTTGGTGGCGGTGTAAAAACACCTGAGATGCATGCGGATTCTCTAGAAGGTCTTATGGCTCAGACTCCTGGTCTTAAAGTTGTTATTCCTTCAAATCCCTATGACGCAAAAGGATTAATCATTTCTTCTATTCGTGATAATGATCCTGTTGTATTCCTTGAGCACATGAAATTGTACCGTTCTTTCCGTCAAGAGGTTCCTGAGGAAGAGTACACAATTGAGCTTGGAAAAGCAGACATTAAGCGCGAAGGTAAAGACATTACGATTGTTGCTTACGGCGCAATGGTACAAGCTTCACTTAAAGCAGCTGAAGAGCTTGCTGAAGATGGAATCGAAGCAGAAGTAATTGATTTAATGACAGTTAGCCCGTTTGATGTTGAAACAGTAATCGCTTCTGTTGAAAAAACAAACCGTGCAATTGTTGTTCAAGAAGCACAAAAGCAAGCAGGTATTGCTGCTAATGTGGTTGCTGAAATTACTGAACGTGCGATTCTTTCTCTTGAAGCACCAGTATTACGTGTGACAGCACCTGATACTATTTACGCTTTTGCTACAGCGGAAGACCTATGGTTGCCTAACCATAAAGACATCGTTGAAAAAGCAAAAGAAGTTGTAAACTTTTAA
- a CDS encoding YjcZ family sporulation protein — protein MGYGYGGHCDECYDPCGYGYGGPVGGYGHEKGGKGFALIVVLFILLIIVGACGLGGGYK, from the coding sequence ATGGGATATGGATATGGTGGACATTGTGACGAATGTTATGATCCTTGTGGATATGGATACGGTGGACCAGTAGGTGGATATGGACACGAAAAAGGTGGAAAAGGCTTTGCTTTAATCGTTGTTCTGTTTATTCTTCTTATCATTGTTGGAGCTTGCGGACTTGGCGGAGGATACAAATAA
- a CDS encoding DNA-dependent RNA polymerase subunit epsilon translates to MSIFKVFFQESPSEVPVREWTQSVYVEGESEADVRKKLASRQYNIEFVTLLSGAHLEYEQNSEDFKTETV, encoded by the coding sequence ATGAGTATATTTAAAGTATTTTTTCAAGAATCACCAAGCGAGGTTCCAGTCCGTGAATGGACACAGTCTGTTTATGTAGAAGGGGAATCAGAAGCAGACGTCCGCAAAAAACTAGCTTCTCGGCAATATAATATTGAATTTGTAACATTACTCTCTGGAGCTCATCTTGAATACGAGCAAAATAGCGAAGATTTCAAAACGGAGACTGTTTAA
- a CDS encoding YkyA family protein: MKKIVGLLSVVSLGAMLAACSTDPEQTVYDHFEAAVEEESVFAEQQSLLQEAEQQEQGWYEEVIELGMDEYDSIVSLTDQLLESVETRRELLEEEKKGIEAGYEEASKAEAEFESIDNEETRNLANDVQEAMDNRYESYTTLNGLYAESLDLDEQLYQLLGQEDLDVSELEDQIEQVNSKYQEITDATEQFNSLTDTYNQTKRTFYESADLDVTFN, encoded by the coding sequence ATGAAAAAAATAGTAGGACTACTCTCTGTCGTTTCATTAGGAGCTATGCTTGCAGCATGTAGCACTGACCCAGAGCAAACTGTCTATGATCATTTTGAAGCTGCAGTAGAGGAAGAATCGGTATTTGCAGAACAACAATCCTTATTGCAGGAAGCAGAACAACAAGAACAAGGATGGTATGAAGAAGTAATTGAGCTTGGAATGGACGAATATGATTCAATTGTTTCATTGACTGATCAATTATTAGAATCTGTTGAAACAAGACGTGAATTGCTCGAAGAAGAGAAAAAAGGTATTGAAGCAGGTTATGAGGAAGCTTCAAAAGCAGAAGCTGAATTTGAAAGCATTGATAACGAAGAAACAAGAAATCTTGCAAACGACGTTCAAGAAGCCATGGATAACCGATATGAAAGTTACACCACTTTGAATGGACTATACGCAGAGTCACTGGATTTAGATGAACAATTATACCAACTACTTGGCCAAGAGGATTTAGATGTAAGCGAGCTAGAGGATCAAATTGAACAAGTGAACAGCAAATATCAAGAGATAACTGACGCTACAGAGCAATTTAACAGCTTGACGGATACATATAACCAGACAAAACGAACCTTTTATGAATCAGCGGACTTAGATGTGACGTTTAACTAA